From the genome of Nicotiana sylvestris chromosome 1, ASM39365v2, whole genome shotgun sequence:
TCGATTTAAATTTTCCTTGTAAATGGATATCTGACATGGTGGCATTGGTTGGACTTGCTATTTGTTTCTTAAAATGATGTAACAATGGTTCTATACTATTCATCAAACTAATTGtagttaacttagttttgttttgCGTATACTCCTGCTTTCCTTAAGCATGGCACATTGTAAGTATGGATTTAATTGTAATATCCAGATGCAAGCAAAAGAATAATGCACGGCATCATATTCTACTTAACATCTTACAGATTTCTACTTGTAAATAATCCTAGAAGTAGAGGCTTAGAGCATTTCCATTTTGTGTATGCTGGTCCTTGACCTTGTCTATTTTGAGCTGAATCCTGATGTCGCAGGATTAGACTTCCTTCCAGTACTGTACTGTGTTTGATGACCCTATTCAAAAGCTTTCTGATGTGTCGCTTGATTACCACTAATACCACAGCTTTCTATGGTTGATCAACCAGGTCAGCTTTAGCGGATGCATATCCATCTTCTATCTTGTGACTATGAGAATATGTTTTGTTTTAAGTCTCCAAATCCCTGTGGTTCTTGCTACTTCTCACGTTTTGTTGTCTTGCATAATGCTCATTGAAGGCTTTGATTTGTTGGTTAATTTCACAGTACACCATTTTCAAAACCATGACACACACAGTATAGATGGTTGGATTTAAGCAAAAAATGGTAGTTTGCATATTAACATCCAGCAACAACTTCGGACATACTATTGTAGTAGTCAACTGATTCCATCAATACATCATTGCCTTTCCATATCCATCATTTTATTTGTTCTCAGCTTTAGTAGTGTCTGACCTTTTCCTTGCTTTTTCTCCTTTGCTCTTTTCTGATGGTGTATAAAGATGATTCGCCAACATCAGTTGTGAGGATACCCCGAGCATGTATTTTAAGCCCAGATAGACATGGGATTTCATCATCAACAGGTTACATACTTCTTTTTACAACTTCTTGTTACCGCCTACTTTAAAAGCGGATTGGCATTCACTCTGCTGATTGGTCAGGGAGAACAAAGGACAATAACCAAAACATTTCTGGTGGAAGCAAAACAAATGCAAGGGCCAGTTCAGTCCCACGACCACGTGCAGTCTTATCAAGTCCTGGTAATCCCTGATAAACTTTGCATTGTAGAATTAACTCCTTCGTGGGGGTAACCCAAACTTGAACTTCTAGATACTGAATGGTGTAGCACAACCGTATTTGTTCATGAACAAAGTGCGATGGAAGAAACCTGAAAATGCACTTGACATCTACATTTTACGTGCTTTTTGTTGACATTATCATGTAAATCTTACATTCCCCGTCCTTATGGATCTGAACAGCTTTTTGCTGATACTTTAAATTTAAAATTGTTATTTTCGGGCCAGTAAGTGTGGCTGTGTATAAGAAAAGGAAACCCGTAATAGGTATGTAGAGTAGGTTCATCTTCAATGCGGTTTGTGAGCTACTTCGCACAAGTTCTGCTGATAATGATACCACACCTTTTAGGTAATATGTTGTCTCTCCATATTACCTAAATGGATAAAGCAGAGTAATAAGGGGTGATTCTACACTAACATGACTAATGATACCCTCGCGTAGTTTGCCAGTGCATCGGATATATACTTCGGCTATTCAAATAAATACACTTCATGCACATAATCAAATATAAGTACTGGTTTTCAGTGAGACATCAAGGGAAATTTGCTGTATTTGATTGAGCACGACAGATCTGAATTATTCTCGCATCAGAAATGGACTTACCAACTCATCTAACAAATTTGCTTAGATGAGAAATAGGAATTTTGCTGATACATTTCCAAAAGTTATTCTTGATTCTGCACTATTTTGCTGAAAGTATTGGAATTTTGTTTGCAGATAATGATCAGATGATAAGAAATAGGGGCAAGACGAAAGCAGAACTAATTTCAGGCTTGAAAAGTCGCAATTCATGTCAAAACAGACATCACACCAGGTGCAAAACTTTTCCAAAATCAATTCAAGCTGAAAACCCTACAATTGGGAATAAGGGCGCAAAAGAAACAGCTGATGTAAAACTTGATCCTCGGGCAAGAGGAAGGCTAGTAAAAGTTGATCAAAGTCAAAAGACACATCTTCATTAAGGAGATAAAGATTCTTAACAGTCCGTATTGTCCGAGTAATAACTTTCAAATAGGATTGTTCTAGCCTGCATACTAATTGTGAAAGGTTCTGACTGCAATTGGTCGCGCTTGACCAAGTTATAACTGAACTAGAAACTCTTCAAAGAGCAACCTTAATGAGGTGATTTCTTTTACGACAAGACTCATCCTCTTTGCAGAAAATTCTGCATCTTCAGACAGTTGACGTGTTACACCACTGTCTAGCTGCAAGTGCTTAATTTCAATTTGAAAGTGTCATTGACCAGTAAGTAATGGTTTCCCTGTGAAAAGTTATGTTTTATCTGTTTTTACCTTTAGCATCAGTGAATAGCCAAACTTTATGGCTCCTTTATCCGTTGATATTATTGGTTAATCCTCATTAATTGGAACTTAAACTTGTTTTGAAGACTTTCCCTTTTTTGAGACTTGTGCTTAATGTTATGTTTGTTGTACCTTTTTCAGACCAAATATTCAATGCCAATTTAGACTTTTTCCCATATCATAATGCCTTTTGCACCATGAACGCAACCATAATTGAATTATGTTTAAGTCACGACACAACCACTTAGGGGTCGATTGGTTGGAATACAATTTATACCGATATAAGTTATGCtggtataagttatattgggataagttatgctgtgattgttgtttattctctgtttggtatgttgtattaagaatgacaattgcataatttctaagaagaaggtataaattataacggtgctaattaccccaccttctataaggtataagttatcccggtgttaaaattaacaccggaataacttatacctggtttgctaaccaaacagtactaaggtggtattaaatttttatatcaaccttataccttcttatacctcataccaaacgaccccttactgAGTTGTTGCACCTGAGAACTTAGGAGTCGTTTGGATGGAAACAAGTCATCCTAGGATTAATTATTCCGGGATTAGTTAGCACGGGATTGTTATCCCACCCTCTCATAGAGATAAAAATAACACTACAATCCTGGGATAACTGGTCCCAGAATTAGTTATTTCGGGATTTTATCCTAACCAAACCTGGGATAAACTCATCTCATATTTAATCCCGGGATTAATCTCCTATCCCTCGTATAGAACGAGTCCTTAATGTTCATTTCCTGCAAACAGTAATTCATTTTGCTTCCCATATAACAACACATCATTGAAACTCCGCTACGGGAGCTTGCTTACATTGCCGATCCCAAGCCCGGATAAAGAAAGAGCTGTAGGTTAACAATCATTATAAAACTTATCATTTCATGATGAATTTGCATAGATCCAAACATAGTATTTATGATATTGGGAATTCATATAGCGGATCCCAACTAGCTCGGGATTGAGGCATAGTTGTATAACAAAGCATCATTGAGTAGGGACTGTCAAGTCAAGAATACTAAAACTTGGAAAGCTACATTATTAGAAGCTCCAGTAATGAAGAGGTACTGTCatgacccgccatgtcatcatgccacataggcgtcatttggcatatattaatgccatgtggaagcttacataagaagaagtctagcatttgtgagaagattctagagagatatggacatttccttaggaagaacctagatccttatggatttgctaggaaagtccttggaatcttctaggcttgtagagaattctagaaaatacccttatcttgtaaatatcaaggacttgtgtaataattaatatttacacactagcccctaggagactattatataaagggggacATTCATTTGTGATTCATCAAGCTAAActatcaagttctctctaatacaaaagctTCCTTTGGCAATTCTCATGTGTTCTaacattctcttagcgatcttgagtgtagtaaggccgacttggcatagcaagaacgtgagcaagctgtgcaagatcgtgagcgagttgccAAGTGCCGCACGTGCGCTTAGTTTaagactaaggacgtgacaacatggtatcagagcaaaggttatgactaagagaatggaagaaagaacacaagagaattgccAAAAGAAGTTTTGTAGGGAACCATGGCCGGAATTACCAAAGGCTTGGTACCTGCAGAAACGATCAACGTGAAGGTCCCTAAGCGAAAGCAGTATGGTGGTGCATGCAGGGGCTGCACGCGAGGTGGCAGACTGGCGGAAGCTAAGTGAGCTCCGACAGAGGCCACAATTCGGGAGTATGTACACGAGTTCACTACCTTAATGCTGCAAATCTCGTCATTGTCCGAGGAAGATTTCCTCTTCTACTTCATGGATGGGTTGCAAAACTGGACAAATCATAAGTTAAGAAGACATCAAATAGCCAACGTGAACGGGGCCATCGGAGTAGCCTAGTCACTTGTTGACTTCAAGATGGATCCTGCCAAGTCCAAAGAAGGCAACGCTGAGAGGGATGGGGGAGATCATTATGAGGACAACGGAAAATGCATAGCCGAGGTATACAAGGGTAATGGCAAGGGGCCATCCTATAACGGACAGGGGTCCAAGAGAAACGACAATGGGCCGGGAAAATGGTAGGGAGTACATGCCTAAAGGAGGGTGCTACTTCTGTGATATAAAGGGGGACATTCATTTGTGATTCATCAAGCTAAActatcaagttctctctaatacaaaagctTCCTTTGGCAATTCTCATGTGTTCTaacattctcttagcgatcttgagtgtagtaaggccgacttggcatagcaagaacgtgagcaagctgtgcaagatcgtgagcgagttgccAAGTGCCGCACGTGCGCTTAGTTTaagactaaggacgtgacaacatggtatcagagcaaaggttatgactaagagaatggaagaaagaacacaagagaattgtcaAAAAGAAGTTTTGTAGGGAACCATGGCCGGAATTACCAAAGGCTTGGTACCTGCAGAAACGATCAACGTGAAGGTCCCTAAGCGAAAGCAGTATGGTGGTGCATGCAGGGGCTGCACGCGAGGTGGCAGACTGGCGGAAGCTAAGTGAGCTCCGACAGAGGCCACAATTCGGAAGTATGTACACGAGTTCACTACCTTAATGCTGCAAATCTCGTCATTATCCGAGGAAGATTTCCTCTTCTACTTCATGGATGGGTTGCAAAACTGGACAAAGCATAAGTTAAGAAGACATCAAATAGCCAACGTGAACGGGGCCATCGGAGTAGCCTAGTCACTTGTTGACTTCAAGATGGATCCTGCCAAGTCCAAAGAAGGCAACGCTGAGAGGGATGGGGGAGATCATTATGAGGACAACGGAAAATGCATAGCCGAGGTATACAAGGGTAATGGCAAGGGGCCATCCTATAACGGACAGGGGTCCAAGAGAAACGACAATGGGCCGGGAAAATGGTAGGGAGTACATGCCTAAAGGAGGGTGCTACTTCTGTGAAGGATCACATCGGCCAAATGAATGTTCAAAGTTGGGGAAGCTTGCAGCAATGATAGGGAACTTTGCTCAAGCACATAAGGATGACACAGGGGGAACCGCCTGCATTGGAGGGATGGACTTGAAATCTAAGCCGAAAGTAAGGGATTCCAAAGCCTATCTTGGCACCATGCAAATGGAGCATGGTGGCAGCAAGAAAACTTGGATGGACATAGTTGAAGAGGATGGCGAGTTACAAAGTGATGGCATGCTATCGGACTCATACGATGCACCAAACAGAGGGTTCAAGTTTGCCAGTAAGGCTGGACCACGGAGGGCAGCCAAATAGGGAGTGGAAGCATGGACTCGATGCTTGAGAAGCTGCTAGACTTGGTTGAGTCATGGGAAGATTCAGGCCAAGAGCAAGGAGGGGCATCTGATGGGCGGAGGATGGAGGCCATCATTGCTAGCCATCCAAAGTACAAACGCGTGAG
Proteins encoded in this window:
- the LOC104240636 gene encoding uncharacterized protein isoform X2, coding for MVDQPDDSPTSVVRIPRACILSPDRHGISSSTGRTKDNNQNISGGSKTNARASSVPRPRAVLSSPDNDQMIRNRGKTKAELISGLKSRNSCQNRHHTRCKTFPKSIQAENPTIGNKGAKETADVKLDPRARGRLVKVDQSQKTHLH
- the LOC104240636 gene encoding uncharacterized protein isoform X1 produces the protein MYPRVKVRQQKEEDDEYAYESLPSLKAFESLSLSDLSSSDDSPTSVVRIPRACILSPDRHGISSSTGRTKDNNQNISGGSKTNARASSVPRPRAVLSSPDNDQMIRNRGKTKAELISGLKSRNSCQNRHHTRCKTFPKSIQAENPTIGNKGAKETADVKLDPRARGRLVKVDQSQKTHLH